Below is a window of Longimicrobium terrae DNA.
CCTCAGCCCGCTGGGTGCCGGCTCCGTCCAGGACAGCATTGTTGGTACGAATCGGAACCTCTGTGTCACCCTCCGCAGTGCGCGCGACTCGCATGTGTACTTCCGGGGGAGCCTGGTGAATCCTACCTGGATCGACGGTGACTTCGAGCCCGATGGAGCCAACGTGCGGATGGCGTTTGCATCGAGCCCCGGGCCGGCCTATCCTCCGACCGGCTCCGTCCCGGACCACTGCGACTAGATGCGGTCGCGCGGGTCGGTGGATGTGTTGCGGCGCGGACGAAGCGGACGAGAAGGGAGCGGAGGCTCGCGGCCGCGTTCGAATCCCGGCAGAACGCGCATCCACACGGACGGAATGGAATGAAGCCCCGGCCGCGTGGTGCGGCCGGGGCTTCATTCGCATCGTACATCTGCGGGGCGGGCGCTACCGAAGCGCTTTTCCCGCCATCCGCAGAAGGTCGTTCAGGGCGTTGCCGTCGCCGTCCAGGTCGAGCATGGAGCCCATCCCGGACCTCGCGTTTCCGCCCGCGGCGCCACCGAGAATCCCGCCCAGAACACCGCCCAATCCACCCTGCCCCGCCCCACCGGCCCCGTGCTGCTTCGCCAGGTAGGCCGTCACGAGCATGGCCAGCAGCGGCAGCATGCGCTTGAGCAGTTCCGGCGACAGGCCGGACTTGGCCGCGGCGTCCTGCGCCACCGTGCGGCTCACGTCCTTGGAGCCGAAGATCTGGCCCAGGATGTTGTTGCCCGAGTCCGCCGCGGCGGGCTGCGAGCCCGTCACGGCGTCCGGAGGGGCACCACCGCCCAGCTGGTTCAGCAGGCCGCCCAGCCCCGCCGCACCGGCCGGATTTGCCTGCGCCTGGTTCTTGAACCCGCCCATGATGGCGGGAAGCAGCGCCGCGGCCCCGCTCGCCGCCTGGGCTTCGGTGATGCCCAGCTGCTGGGCCACCGCCTGAATCCCGCCCGCCTGGGCCAGGATGTCCGTGCTGTCGGGGTTGGTCATCCGTCCAGCAGGCTCTGGGGAACCTTGCCGCCATTCGCGGCGATGCGGGCAAGCACCGTCTTGTGCAGCCACACGTTCATCTTGGCCGAGTCGTCCATGAGCTGGGGCGGGCAGCCAAGCTCCACCGCCAGCTCCTTGCGGGCCGCGAGGCTGTTGTCGATCTCCAGCAGCGAGAGCAGGTCCACGATGGAATGGCGCCAGTTCACCTCGTGCCCCGTCTTGGCCGCGAGCTGCTCCATGTGCGCCTCGACGTCCACGACCGACACGGGAACCGGGGCCGCCGGTGCCGCCGCGGGAGCGGGAGTGCCGGCGGGCCGTGCGGGAGCGGTGGTGGCGGGCGTACCCGCGGGCCGCGTGGGGGCCTTGTCCTTGTCGTCGCCGCCCAGCCCGAGCTTGGAAAGAATGCCTCCGAAGATACCCATGGTGCTTGCCCTTCGCGTTGGTGAAGCCACCCCGTCCAGCTCGTTGCCGGGTCGGGTGATCCGCGTGAAGGCAACCATAACCCGTGGCGCGAACGGCTAAAGCACGATACGTACCGATCTCGACATTTCGTGCCCTCGCCGCACAGTCGACGCCTCTGTGAACACACAGGGCGCAGGGGAGACCGTCCCCGCGCCCTGTGTGGATCTGCCGCCGCCGTCTGCCGGCTGGTTCAACGGGCCGCCTCCGCACTCCTCCACTTCGCGGCGGCCTCGGAGGCGGCGCGCAGGTCATCGCCGAACTCCAGCACCGCTTCCGCCACCAGCTGATCCATCGACAGTTCGTCTTCGGGGACGTGGCGGGCGAGCTTGATGGAAGCCATGGCGATGGCCTCGAACGCGCCGAAGCGATCCGTCAGCATTTCCAGGAGCCGCCCCGGCGAGGCGAGGGTGCCGTTCGGAGATTCGGTTCTCATGGTTGTCCTCCGATCCTCTTGACCCCGGCCGTCCAGCAGGGCAACTTTGGCGAGCGGTCGGCCTTCGGGTCGGTTCGCGTGTGAGGCTGGGTCGTGCTTTCTTCGCGGGAGAGCGGCCCAGCCCTTTTCGTTTGCCCTGTGTTATCAATTTAGCTAACACGGCGGCTTGTGTCAACAGATTTGCTAACCTGTTTTAGGCAGGAGGTCGGGTGGCGCGAGAAGAGATTGTAGCCTTGGTTCAGCGCGTTCTTCGGGACGGCCCATTCTCGATGCGCCAACTCGCCGAGGATGCCGGGCTGAGCTATGGTGTGCTCCGTTCTTGGGCGATGGGGCGCAGGACACCTACGGCCGAAAACCTCTCGCGCATGGCTGAAGGGTTCGACCACCGGGCCGAGCGTCTCCAGCGAATCGCGGGTGAGTTGCGCGACGCTGCGAAGCACCGGGCTTAACAACACTCCAGCGGGATAGATTAATGCCAGCCGAGGCACGCCGGATCGCCGCAATTGTGTCTGACCTCCGGACGGCGATCACCCAGGCCGAGAATCTGTATGACCGCGTTATCTTGTCGGGCTTGCTGGACTACGGCGACGAGGACTTGGACCGCCAAAATGTCGAGTGGTGGATCGAAATCGTGTTCTTGAAGATTCTGGCTGCGGCAGGGTTTTTAGGACTCACTTCTATCGAGTCGCTGGTGAAGACCGATCTTGACACCGCCAAGGACGGTGGAGCGAACGGTTTCACCAAGATCGAAACCGGCCCTGATGAACCATTCTCGAAATGGCTTTCACGCCTGCGACAGT
It encodes the following:
- a CDS encoding DUF937 domain-containing protein, yielding MTNPDSTDILAQAGGIQAVAQQLGITEAQAASGAAALLPAIMGGFKNQAQANPAGAAGLGGLLNQLGGGAPPDAVTGSQPAAADSGNNILGQIFGSKDVSRTVAQDAAAKSGLSPELLKRMLPLLAMLVTAYLAKQHGAGGAGQGGLGGVLGGILGGAAGGNARSGMGSMLDLDGDGNALNDLLRMAGKALR
- a CDS encoding DUF3597 domain-containing protein, which translates into the protein MGIFGGILSKLGLGGDDKDKAPTRPAGTPATTAPARPAGTPAPAAAPAAPVPVSVVDVEAHMEQLAAKTGHEVNWRHSIVDLLSLLEIDNSLAARKELAVELGCPPQLMDDSAKMNVWLHKTVLARIAANGGKVPQSLLDG
- a CDS encoding helix-turn-helix domain-containing protein — translated: MRQLAEDAGLSYGVLRSWAMGRRTPTAENLSRMAEGFDHRAERLQRIAGELRDAAKHRA